A genome region from Dickeya chrysanthemi NCPPB 402 includes the following:
- the mscK gene encoding mechanosensitive channel MscK: MNCRFALSDLFAVLFRLFLYTRFLMEHGIRRSLPCVWIVAIVMTPLWPAFAAGNDAPTRAEIQNRLDTLNKQKSLTSVDKLTQQDLTQTLDVLDSVDRVRQETSQLKQQAAQAPAKLKQVNEDLVSLGGAVPVSQQSLESLSLKQLEARLSQTLDDLQSAQENLSTYNSQLISLQTQPERVQSALYAASQRSQQLRTQLSGLDPSQEPLRPSQQILLQAEQTLVGLQMEQQRKSLEVNTTMQDLLQKQRDYTAAQIGQLEHMVQTLQGFINNKRLNLSEKTAKEAQNSDELQRIQENPLVKAEMETNRQLSQRLIKATEAGNTLVQESIQVKNWLDRATQSERNLKEQVTVLKGSLLLSRILYQQQQNLPSADAMSDISTQIADLRLEQFDINQQRDVLFRGDEYIQQLVQHSNATVDAEVTDALGQILDMRRELLDQLNKQLGNQLMLAINLQISRQQLVSVNNSLQRTLTQQIFWVSSNKPMDWSWIKDLPSALKQQVKNLRFNLKGVQLRQALMDSLLLVIPALVLVGLLWWRRKSIDAYMGKLAGDVGQLKRDSQLHTPKAILLLILRTLPGVLVILSLGVWLKRTDSQMSGFAWLLSEHLALFWMVFATAWFSLKPGSLSERHFNIPASRCAHYRRQTVRLGGALLPLMFWSVVGEKAPLYLVDDVIGQMIVVCNLLLLTILVFPVCRDCWREKERHTVQLIVVTMMAAMPLFLIGLMLNGFFYTTLRLASRWVDSLYLLIVWNIVYFATIRGLSVAARRLAYRRAVARRQNLVKEGAEGSEPVPEAPLALEQISQQSLRLTTMVLFLAFSGAFYWIWTDLVTVFSYLDSITLWHYSTANASGTVLQPVTLGNLLVALVIGGVAYVMTRNLPGLLEVLVLSRLQLRQGTSYAITTVLTYLITAVGAVTSLGSLGVSWDKLQWLVAALSVGLGFGLQEIFANFVSGLIILFERPVRIGDTITIGTFSGSVSKIRIRATTITDFDRKEVIIPNKAFVTERLINWSLSDTITRVLIRIGVAYGSDLDKVKEILLQAARDNPRVMTDPEPQVFFLSFGASALEHELRLYVRELRDRSYTVDELNRTIDRLCRENNIDIAFNQLEVYLHNTQGKEVQEISRALTPPLNEGEAR; this comes from the coding sequence ATGAACTGCCGTTTTGCCCTTTCTGATTTATTTGCCGTTCTTTTCCGTTTATTTCTTTATACCCGTTTCTTGATGGAACACGGCATTCGCCGCAGCTTGCCGTGCGTCTGGATAGTGGCGATCGTCATGACGCCGTTGTGGCCCGCGTTTGCCGCAGGCAATGATGCGCCGACCCGTGCTGAGATCCAGAATCGCCTTGATACGCTCAATAAGCAAAAGAGCCTGACCTCGGTGGATAAACTCACCCAGCAGGACTTAACCCAGACGCTGGATGTTCTGGATTCCGTTGATCGCGTGCGGCAGGAAACCAGTCAATTGAAGCAGCAGGCGGCACAAGCCCCCGCAAAACTCAAGCAGGTAAATGAAGACCTGGTGTCGCTGGGCGGCGCGGTGCCGGTGTCTCAGCAATCGCTGGAATCGTTGTCGCTCAAGCAGTTGGAAGCGCGCCTGAGTCAAACACTGGATGATTTGCAGTCTGCACAGGAAAATTTATCCACCTACAATAGCCAGCTGATTTCGCTGCAAACCCAGCCGGAGCGGGTGCAAAGCGCATTATACGCAGCGTCGCAGCGCAGCCAGCAGTTACGTACTCAGCTCAGTGGGCTTGACCCGTCACAGGAGCCGCTGCGGCCGAGCCAGCAGATTTTGCTGCAGGCGGAGCAGACGCTGGTCGGTTTGCAGATGGAGCAGCAGCGTAAAAGTTTGGAAGTGAATACCACCATGCAGGATCTGCTGCAAAAACAGCGGGATTACACCGCCGCTCAGATCGGTCAACTGGAACATATGGTACAGACGCTGCAAGGGTTTATTAACAATAAACGCCTTAATTTGTCGGAAAAAACCGCCAAGGAAGCGCAGAATTCGGATGAGTTACAACGTATTCAGGAAAACCCGCTGGTGAAGGCGGAAATGGAGACGAATCGTCAACTCAGCCAGCGGCTGATCAAAGCGACCGAAGCGGGCAATACGCTGGTTCAGGAGAGTATTCAGGTTAAAAACTGGTTGGATCGGGCCACACAGTCGGAACGTAACCTGAAAGAACAAGTTACGGTACTAAAAGGCAGTTTGTTACTGTCGCGTATTCTGTATCAGCAACAGCAAAATCTGCCGTCAGCCGATGCGATGAGCGATATCAGTACCCAGATAGCCGATCTGCGTCTGGAGCAGTTTGATATAAACCAGCAACGCGATGTGCTGTTCCGTGGCGATGAATATATCCAGCAATTGGTTCAGCATAGCAACGCTACCGTCGATGCCGAGGTGACGGATGCGTTGGGACAGATTCTGGACATGCGTCGCGAATTGCTCGATCAACTCAATAAGCAACTCGGCAATCAACTGATGCTGGCGATTAATCTGCAAATCAGCCGCCAGCAGTTGGTGAGTGTTAATAATTCGCTGCAACGTACCCTGACTCAGCAAATTTTCTGGGTCAGCAGTAATAAACCCATGGATTGGAGCTGGATTAAAGATCTGCCGTCGGCGCTGAAACAGCAGGTAAAAAACCTGCGTTTCAATCTTAAAGGGGTGCAGTTACGTCAGGCGTTGATGGATTCACTGCTGTTGGTTATCCCGGCATTGGTGTTGGTCGGTCTGCTTTGGTGGCGACGCAAAAGTATTGATGCCTATATGGGGAAACTGGCGGGTGATGTGGGGCAACTGAAGCGCGACAGCCAGCTACATACGCCAAAAGCCATTTTGTTGTTGATTCTGCGCACCTTGCCGGGGGTGTTGGTCATCCTCTCGCTGGGGGTATGGCTGAAACGAACCGATAGCCAGATGAGTGGCTTCGCCTGGCTGCTGAGCGAGCATCTGGCACTGTTCTGGATGGTCTTCGCCACAGCCTGGTTCAGCCTTAAGCCGGGTAGCCTGAGCGAGCGGCACTTCAATATTCCGGCTTCCCGTTGTGCGCATTACCGGCGTCAGACGGTGCGACTCGGCGGCGCGTTGCTGCCGTTGATGTTCTGGTCGGTGGTAGGAGAGAAAGCGCCGCTATACTTGGTGGATGACGTCATTGGGCAGATGATCGTCGTCTGTAACCTGCTGTTGTTGACCATTTTAGTCTTTCCGGTATGCCGTGATTGCTGGCGGGAAAAAGAGCGCCATACCGTGCAACTGATTGTGGTGACGATGATGGCGGCCATGCCGCTGTTTCTCATCGGACTGATGCTGAACGGGTTTTTCTATACCACGCTGCGGCTGGCAAGTCGTTGGGTTGACAGCCTTTACCTGTTGATCGTCTGGAATATCGTTTATTTCGCCACGATTCGTGGTTTAAGCGTTGCCGCTCGTCGTCTGGCATATCGTCGCGCCGTGGCGCGCCGTCAGAATCTGGTCAAGGAAGGCGCTGAAGGGAGCGAACCCGTTCCGGAAGCGCCGCTGGCGTTGGAGCAGATCAGCCAGCAATCTCTACGCCTGACCACGATGGTGTTGTTTCTGGCATTTTCCGGTGCGTTTTACTGGATCTGGACTGATCTGGTGACCGTCTTCTCTTATTTGGACAGTATAACCCTATGGCATTACAGCACGGCGAATGCCAGCGGCACGGTATTGCAACCGGTCACGCTCGGTAACTTGTTGGTCGCGCTGGTGATTGGCGGCGTGGCGTATGTGATGACCCGTAACCTGCCGGGCTTGCTGGAAGTGCTGGTGCTCTCGCGTTTGCAACTGCGGCAGGGAACGTCTTATGCCATCACTACGGTGCTGACCTATTTGATTACCGCTGTCGGTGCGGTGACGTCGCTCGGCTCGCTGGGGGTATCCTGGGACAAGCTGCAATGGCTGGTGGCGGCACTATCCGTAGGTCTGGGGTTTGGTTTACAGGAGATTTTCGCCAACTTTGTGTCGGGCCTGATTATCCTGTTCGAACGACCGGTGCGCATCGGCGATACCATTACCATCGGTACGTTTTCTGGTTCAGTCAGCAAGATCCGTATTCGCGCCACCACGATTACCGATTTTGACCGCAAGGAAGTGATCATTCCCAACAAGGCGTTTGTGACTGAACGACTGATCAACTGGTCGTTGTCGGATACCATCACACGCGTGCTGATCCGTATCGGTGTCGCTTACGGTTCCGATCTGGATAAAGTGAAAGAGATTTTGCTGCAGGCGGCGCGTGATAACCCGCGAGTAATGACGGATCCGGAACCGCAGGTCTTTTTCCTGTCGTTTGGTGCGAGTGCGCTGGAACATGAGCTGCGTTTGTATGTGCGCGAACTGCGTGACCGTAGTTATACCGTGGATGAATTGAACCGGACTATCGACAGGCTGTGTCGCGAAAATAATATCGATATTGCTTTCAATCAGTTGGAAGTTTACCTGCATAACACGCAGGGCAAAGAAGTACAGGAAATCTCCCGTGCGTTGACCCCGCCGCTCAATGAGGGGGAGGCCCGATAA
- the acrR gene encoding multidrug efflux transporter transcriptional repressor AcrR — protein MARKTKQQAHETKLQIMDAAMRLFSEHGVSSTSLSDIATAAGVTRGAIYWHFKNKAELFDEIWTRSEAKISDFETEYQAKFPDDPLHVLRELLIYMLRLTESDAEWRSMMEIIFHKCEFVGELLPTFNARQDLHFDCYVKIEISLMNCIRQGMLPSNINPRRAAVAMRAYLSGIMENWLFLPESFDLKSEAPYLIDGLIDMLRTSPALRLAVNSVA, from the coding sequence ATGGCACGAAAAACCAAACAACAGGCACATGAGACCAAACTTCAGATTATGGACGCAGCGATGCGTTTGTTTTCTGAACATGGCGTTTCTTCAACTTCATTGTCCGATATTGCGACTGCCGCTGGCGTGACTCGTGGTGCTATTTACTGGCACTTTAAAAACAAAGCTGAACTGTTTGATGAGATATGGACGCGATCAGAAGCCAAAATATCTGATTTCGAAACTGAGTATCAGGCAAAATTTCCTGATGATCCACTGCATGTGCTCAGAGAGTTGCTGATTTATATGCTGAGATTGACCGAATCCGATGCCGAATGGCGCTCAATGATGGAGATCATCTTCCATAAATGTGAGTTTGTCGGCGAGTTGCTGCCGACATTCAATGCCCGCCAAGACCTGCATTTCGACTGTTACGTTAAAATAGAGATCTCTTTGATGAACTGCATCCGGCAGGGGATGCTACCGTCAAACATTAATCCCCGACGTGCGGCGGTGGCAATGCGTGCTTACCTTTCGGGTATTATGGAAAACTGGCTGTTTTTGCCGGAAAGCTTTGATCTGAAAAGTGAAGCGCCGTATCTGATTGACGGGCTGATCGACATGTTGCGTACCAGCCCGGCTTTACGCCTGGCGGTGAATTCAGTGGCTTGA
- a CDS encoding efflux RND transporter periplasmic adaptor subunit, whose product MNKNRRLTPLVTMLMLSGGLVLAGCDNQSSQGAAHQGGAPEVGIVTIKSQTLNIITELPGRTSAYRIAEVRPQVNGIILKRNFVEGGDVKVGTSLYQIDPATYQAQYNNAKAALAQAQANAEIAQLTVNRYKPLLGTNYVSKQDYDQAVATARQTEAAVAAAKASLDSAQINLNYTRVTAPITGRVGKSTVTEGALVSNAQATALTTIQQLDPIYVDVTQSTNDFLRLKKELESGTLQQTNGKANVQLTLDNGTRYNQTGSLEFSDVTVDETTGSITLRAIFPNPDHNLLPGMFVRAQMDSGVNPNAILVPQQGVIRTPRGDATVMVVGEGDKVEVHPVTTSQALGDKWLVTSGVKSGDRIIVTGLQKIRPGMQVKAQEVTAGNAQQQPQSQPAKS is encoded by the coding sequence ATGAATAAAAACAGAAGGCTTACGCCTCTGGTGACAATGCTGATGCTTTCTGGCGGCCTCGTACTCGCGGGATGTGACAACCAGTCGTCTCAGGGTGCAGCCCATCAGGGAGGCGCACCCGAAGTCGGCATCGTTACCATAAAATCACAAACTCTGAATATCATCACTGAACTACCGGGACGCACAAGCGCCTATCGCATCGCCGAAGTACGCCCTCAGGTGAATGGTATTATTCTGAAGCGTAACTTTGTAGAAGGCGGCGACGTTAAAGTCGGCACCTCGTTGTACCAGATAGACCCGGCCACTTATCAGGCTCAGTACAACAATGCCAAGGCTGCGCTGGCGCAGGCTCAGGCCAATGCTGAAATCGCACAACTGACCGTGAACCGCTATAAACCACTGTTAGGCACTAACTATGTCAGCAAGCAGGACTACGATCAGGCCGTAGCCACGGCGCGTCAGACTGAAGCAGCGGTTGCCGCCGCCAAAGCCAGTCTGGACAGCGCCCAAATCAACCTGAATTACACTCGCGTCACGGCTCCGATTACCGGTCGGGTAGGAAAATCCACCGTAACGGAAGGCGCTCTGGTATCGAATGCGCAGGCGACGGCACTGACGACAATCCAGCAGTTAGACCCAATCTATGTCGATGTCACGCAGTCCACTAACGATTTCCTGCGTCTGAAAAAGGAACTGGAAAGCGGCACCCTGCAACAGACCAACGGCAAAGCCAATGTTCAGTTAACGTTGGACAACGGCACGCGCTACAACCAAACCGGCTCGTTGGAATTCTCTGACGTTACGGTTGACGAGACCACCGGGTCCATTACGTTGCGCGCCATATTCCCCAATCCGGATCACAATCTGTTGCCGGGGATGTTCGTTCGCGCGCAAATGGATTCCGGCGTAAATCCGAATGCGATCCTGGTACCGCAACAGGGCGTAATTCGCACACCGCGTGGCGATGCCACCGTAATGGTGGTTGGCGAGGGTGACAAAGTGGAAGTCCATCCGGTGACCACCAGCCAGGCTCTCGGCGATAAATGGCTGGTAACCTCAGGCGTCAAGTCTGGTGATCGCATCATCGTGACAGGCCTGCAGAAAATCAGACCGGGTATGCAGGTAAAAGCGCAGGAAGTGACCGCAGGTAATGCGCAGCAGCAACCGCAGTCTCAACCCGCTAAGTCTTAA
- a CDS encoding efflux RND transporter permease subunit, producing MAKFFIDRPIFAWVIAIMVMLTGTLAILKLPIAQYPTIAPPAVQITANYPGADAKTLQDTVTQVIEQNMNGIDKLLYMSSNSDSSGTVQITLTFDADANPDIAQVQVQNKLQLAMPLLPQEVQQQGVSVQKSSSSFLMVLGFVSDDDNMTQQDISDFVGASIKDPISRVRGVGDTQLFGAQYAMRIWLDPDKLNNYQLTTSDVVSAIQVQNNQIAAGQLGGTPPVPGQKLNASIIAQTRLNSPEQFGKILLKVNQDGSQVRLNNVARIELGGESYSVVARFNGRPAAGLGIKLATGANALDTASAVKAEIVKLQSTFPAGLKVVYPYDTTPFVQISIYEVVKTLLEAIVLVFVVMYLFLQNFRATLIPTIAVPVVLLGTFAILSAFGYSINTLTMFAMVLAIGLLVDDAIVVVENVERVMAEEGLSPKEATRKSMGQIQGALVGIALVLSAVFIPMAFSGGSTGAIYRQFSITIVSAMVLSVLVAMILTPALCATILKPLANHGEKKGFFGWFNRLFDKSTHHYTNSVANILRSTGRYVFLYLIIVAGLGLLFTRIPSSFLPQEDQGVLLTMVQLPVGATQESTQKVLDQVNDYYLNSEKDNVKSVFTVNGFGFAGRGQNMGIAFASLKDWDERSGAANKVDAIIGRAFGAFSQIKEAMVIPFNLPAIIELGTASGFDFELIDQNNLGHDKLMAARNQLLGMIAQHPDTLVRVRPNGMEDMPEYRLEIDQEKAESLGVSIATINSTLSTALGGTYVNDFIDRGRVKKVYVQAEAKFRMLPNDIQKWYVRGTSGQMVPFSAFASAHWEYGSPRLERYNGLPAVELVGEAASGKSTGEAMALMEELAAQLPPGIGFDWTGMSYQERLAGNQAPALIIISAVVVFLCLAALYESWSIPFSVMLVVPLGVFGAVVAAGLRGLENDVYFKVGLLTTIGLSAKNAILIVEFAKDLMEKEGKGLVEATLDAVRMRLRPILMTSLAFILGVVPLVFSTGAGSGAQNAVGTGVMGGMITATVLAIYFVPVFFVVVRRRFGKKKEASEPHEHTQTSH from the coding sequence ATGGCCAAGTTTTTCATAGATCGCCCGATTTTTGCCTGGGTCATCGCCATTATGGTGATGCTCACCGGGACACTGGCAATCCTGAAGTTGCCTATTGCACAGTACCCGACTATTGCTCCACCTGCGGTGCAGATCACTGCAAACTACCCGGGGGCGGATGCGAAAACCCTGCAGGATACCGTCACGCAGGTGATTGAGCAGAACATGAACGGGATCGACAAATTACTGTATATGTCTTCTAACAGTGACTCGTCCGGTACCGTTCAGATCACGCTGACATTTGATGCCGACGCCAACCCGGACATCGCCCAGGTACAGGTACAGAACAAACTGCAACTGGCGATGCCGTTACTGCCGCAAGAAGTACAGCAGCAAGGCGTTAGCGTGCAAAAATCCAGCAGTAGCTTCCTGATGGTATTGGGTTTTGTCAGTGATGACGACAACATGACCCAGCAGGATATCTCCGATTTTGTCGGCGCCAGCATCAAAGACCCAATCAGTCGTGTACGCGGTGTGGGTGACACTCAGTTGTTTGGTGCCCAGTACGCGATGCGTATCTGGTTGGATCCGGACAAACTGAACAATTACCAACTCACGACCAGCGATGTAGTTTCCGCGATTCAGGTGCAGAATAACCAGATCGCCGCCGGTCAGTTAGGCGGTACGCCGCCAGTTCCAGGCCAGAAACTGAATGCATCGATTATCGCGCAAACCCGACTGAATTCACCGGAGCAGTTCGGCAAAATCCTGCTGAAAGTCAATCAGGATGGTTCGCAGGTCCGCCTGAATAACGTTGCCCGCATTGAGCTTGGCGGCGAAAGCTACAGCGTTGTGGCTCGTTTTAATGGCCGTCCTGCCGCGGGGCTGGGGATTAAACTTGCCACTGGTGCCAATGCGCTGGATACAGCGTCGGCGGTAAAAGCAGAAATCGTTAAGTTGCAGTCGACTTTCCCTGCTGGTCTGAAAGTGGTTTATCCGTATGACACCACGCCGTTCGTACAAATTTCTATTTACGAAGTGGTGAAAACCCTGCTTGAAGCCATCGTGCTGGTGTTCGTGGTGATGTATCTGTTCCTGCAGAACTTCCGCGCGACATTGATTCCCACCATCGCCGTACCGGTAGTGTTGTTGGGAACATTCGCTATTCTCTCCGCCTTCGGCTATTCGATTAACACCTTGACGATGTTCGCCATGGTGCTCGCGATCGGCCTATTGGTGGATGACGCCATCGTCGTCGTGGAGAACGTAGAACGTGTCATGGCGGAAGAGGGGCTCTCGCCCAAAGAAGCCACGCGCAAATCGATGGGACAAATTCAGGGTGCGCTGGTTGGTATTGCACTGGTGTTGTCTGCCGTATTCATACCTATGGCGTTTTCAGGGGGCTCAACCGGGGCTATCTATCGCCAGTTCTCGATTACCATCGTCTCCGCCATGGTGTTGTCGGTACTGGTTGCAATGATCCTGACACCAGCACTGTGTGCAACCATCCTGAAACCCCTCGCCAACCACGGCGAGAAAAAAGGCTTCTTTGGTTGGTTCAACCGTCTTTTTGACAAGAGTACCCATCACTACACCAACAGTGTCGCCAATATCCTGCGCAGCACTGGCCGCTATGTCTTTTTGTACCTGATTATTGTGGCTGGTTTAGGTCTGCTATTTACCCGCATCCCCAGTTCTTTCCTGCCGCAGGAAGATCAGGGCGTATTGCTGACGATGGTACAGTTGCCGGTAGGCGCCACTCAGGAAAGTACGCAGAAAGTGCTGGATCAGGTGAATGACTACTATCTGAACAGCGAAAAAGACAACGTAAAATCCGTCTTTACCGTTAACGGCTTCGGTTTTGCCGGCCGCGGTCAGAATATGGGTATCGCTTTCGCCAGCCTGAAAGATTGGGATGAACGTTCTGGAGCGGCCAACAAAGTTGATGCAATCATCGGTCGTGCTTTTGGCGCCTTCTCACAAATCAAAGAAGCGATGGTTATCCCGTTTAACCTACCGGCTATCATTGAACTGGGTACCGCCAGCGGTTTTGACTTTGAACTGATCGATCAGAACAACCTCGGCCACGATAAACTGATGGCTGCCCGTAACCAATTGCTGGGCATGATCGCTCAACATCCAGATACGCTGGTGCGTGTTCGTCCCAACGGGATGGAAGATATGCCGGAATACCGGCTGGAGATCGATCAGGAAAAAGCCGAATCGCTTGGTGTATCCATTGCCACCATCAACTCTACCTTGTCCACCGCTCTCGGGGGCACCTACGTTAATGACTTTATTGACCGCGGTAGGGTGAAAAAGGTGTACGTTCAGGCAGAAGCCAAATTCCGCATGCTGCCTAACGATATCCAAAAGTGGTATGTCCGCGGCACTTCCGGTCAAATGGTTCCTTTCTCCGCTTTTGCCTCCGCGCACTGGGAATACGGCTCGCCACGTCTGGAACGTTACAACGGCCTGCCGGCAGTTGAGTTGGTGGGTGAAGCGGCCTCTGGTAAGAGTACCGGGGAAGCGATGGCACTGATGGAAGAATTGGCGGCGCAATTACCACCGGGGATCGGATTCGACTGGACCGGCATGTCTTATCAGGAACGACTGGCAGGTAACCAGGCCCCGGCTCTGATCATCATCTCCGCTGTCGTCGTATTCCTGTGTCTGGCTGCACTGTATGAAAGCTGGTCAATCCCCTTCTCCGTAATGCTGGTTGTGCCGCTCGGTGTGTTTGGTGCGGTGGTAGCGGCAGGCTTACGTGGGCTGGAAAACGATGTCTACTTTAAGGTCGGCCTGCTGACAACCATTGGCTTGTCCGCCAAGAACGCTATTCTGATCGTCGAGTTCGCCAAGGATCTTATGGAGAAAGAAGGAAAAGGCCTGGTGGAAGCGACGCTGGATGCTGTACGTATGCGTCTGCGTCCCATTCTGATGACATCACTGGCGTTCATTCTGGGCGTGGTTCCGCTGGTGTTCAGCACCGGCGCAGGCTCAGGCGCACAGAACGCAGTGGGTACCGGCGTAATGGGTGGGATGATCACCGCGACAGTATTGGCCATTTATTTCGTGCCGGTGTTCTTTGTGGTGGTACGCCGTCGCTTCGGTAAGAAAAAAGAAGCGAGCGAGCCCCACGAGCACACCCAGACCAGTCACTAA
- a CDS encoding type B 50S ribosomal protein L31, which yields MKAGIHPNYRAVLFHDTSEDVFYKIGSTIKTDRTYEYEGEVYPYVTIDVSSASHPYYTGKQKEYAKEGSAARFQQRFGRFLKS from the coding sequence ATGAAAGCAGGAATCCATCCTAATTACCGCGCTGTGCTGTTCCACGATACCAGTGAGGATGTGTTTTATAAAATCGGCTCTACCATCAAAACCGATCGTACTTATGAATATGAAGGCGAAGTTTACCCTTACGTCACTATCGACGTTTCTTCCGCCTCACACCCTTATTACACCGGCAAGCAAAAAGAATACGCCAAAGAGGGTAGCGCAGCGCGCTTCCAGCAGCGTTTCGGCCGTTTTCTGAAATCATAA
- the ykgO gene encoding type B 50S ribosomal protein L36 encodes MQVLSSLRSAKTRHKDCIVVKRRGRVYVICKTNPRFNAVQGRKKKKR; translated from the coding sequence ATGCAGGTATTAAGTTCTCTTCGCAGCGCCAAAACGCGTCACAAAGACTGCATCGTCGTAAAACGACGCGGACGCGTCTATGTCATCTGTAAAACTAACCCACGTTTCAACGCGGTACAGGGCAGGAAAAAGAAAAAACGCTAA